One Rhizoctonia solani chromosome 3, complete sequence genomic region harbors:
- a CDS encoding pectate lyase, producing MVAISFALLSAVSGFLIQSARAAPSPTMQVDPFVRRDADAPPFVKRAASCTFPSPPRTSSLSAPITVTGTFDGGNVRFDRGFGACTSGEGGSADTVFLVSSGGTLQNVVIGANQKEGVRCTGPCNLYNVWFEDVCEDAITISQTSGQSNIVGGGAKGASDKVVQHNGGGTVKIDSYCVQSFGKLYRSCGNCSTQYKRTVLISQIIGQTGSALAGVNSNYGDVAQFDRASLQLSGVSSICDTYEGNSNGNEPKKLTTNQSNSYCKF from the exons ATGGTTGCCATCTCCTTTGCACTCCTTTCCGCCGTCAGCGGATTCTTGATTCAATCTGCTCGTGCGGCTCCCTCGCCCACTATGCAAGTGGACCCCTTCGTCCGCCGCGATGCTGATGCTCCTCCTTTTGTCAAGCGTGCTGCGAGCTGCACGTTCCCAAGCCCTCCCAGGACATCGAGCCTCAGTGCTCCTATCACCGTCACCGGAACCTTTGATG GTGGCAACGTTCGTTTCGATCGCGGCTTTGGCGCCTGCACGTCTGGCGAAGGTGGAAGCGCTGACACCGTCTTCCTCGTATCTTCGGGCGGAACCCTCCA GAATGTTGTGATTGGTGCCAACCAGAAGGAAGGCGTTCGTTGCACCGGCCCGTGCAACCTTTATAACGTCTGGTTTGAGGATGTATGCGAGGATGCAATTACCATCTCTCAGACTTCAGGCCAGTCCAATATCGTTGGAGGTGGTGCCAAGGGAGCCAGCGACAAGGTTGTCCAGCACAACGGTGGAGGAACTGTCAAGATCGACTCGTACTGCGTCCAATCTTTCGGCAAGCTGTATCGCTCTTGTGGAAATTGCTCGAC GCAATACAAGCGTACTGTTTTGATCTCCCAGATCATCGGACAAACTGGTTCAGCCCTAGCTGGCGTCAACTCCAACTACGGCGATGTAGCTCAATTCGACCGCGCCTCCCTTCAGCTCTCAGGCGTGAGCAGCATCTGCGACACTTATGAGGGTAACAGCAACGGAAACGAGCCTAAGAAGCTGACCACCAACCAGTCCAACTCTTA CTGCAAGTTTTAG
- a CDS encoding FAD-binding domain protein: MGQSQAFAFAYLVPLALSPTVLAAEFCTANQTCWPSVDVWSTFNTSIGGQLVAPHPPGWACHDPNYDEIACNDFKANWNSSFWRANQTGAMENPIWDSLQCSFESPRNVTCDQGLVPQYSVDAQNEIHVSEAIKFADKYNLSLVVKNTGHDFLGRSSGKGSFSIWTHNLRGINFTDSFVAPGCLENEVALPAVTVKAAEQWLDVYRAADAHNVSVVGGAARSVGAAGGWVQGGGHSPLGGLFGMGVDNVLQFTVVKPDGQIVVANKCQNQDLFWALRGGGGGTWGVTLDVTYKTHPPVNANVVGMILNTTNAGKLSELSKVFLQALPNITDQGLRGYGYWGPPTSLMVIWIHPNSSSLESTNSTLQPIYNWINANNGTQTQIITSSHPTFYDMFNTYIEDGSIGAPIWFGTRLVSREAFATNSTELVKYIWGDGKYLGASFNIIGGGVISKTDPESTGLNPQWRKDAIVSWTFGGSWPANASTEQIEQIKADTTRIVQRFGKVAGLDDAAYFNEADPLEPQWKKSFFGSHYDRLLKIKREVDPKGLFTCNRCVGSDL, from the exons ATGGGTCAGAGCCAAGCTTTCGCATTCGCTTATCTCGTTCCTCTTGCACTATCACCTACAGTATTAGCTGCTGAATTCTGTACAGCAAACCAAACTTGCTGGCCTTCAGTCGATGTGTGGTCGACATTCAACACCTCCATAGGCGGTCAACTCGTCGCACCGCATCCCCCCGGGTGGGCATGCCATGATCCCAACTACGATGAAATTGCCTGCAATGACTTCAAGGCAAATTGGAACAGTTCCTTCTGGCGCGCTAACCAAACCGGTGCAATGGAGAACCCCATCTGGGATAGCCTCCAGTGCAGTTTCGAATCGCCTCGCAATGTGACTTGCGATCAAGGGCTTGTTCCGCAATACTCGGTTGACGCGCAGAACGAGATCCACGTGAGCGAAGCTATCAAGTTCGCAGACAAGTACAACCTGAGCCTTGTGGTCAAGAACACTGGTCACGATTT CCTTGGACGCTCAAGCGGCAAGGGTTCGTTCAGTATCTGGACGCACAACCTCCGGGGAATTAATTTCACCGATTCATTTGTGGCCCCTGGGTGTCTGGAGAATGAAGTCGCTCTGCCCGCCGTTACGGTGAAGGCGGCCGAACAGTGGCTGG ACGTATACAGGGCGGCAGACGCACATAACGTTTCGGTGGTCGGAGGTGCAGCGCGTAGCGTAGGAGCTGCTGGAGGCTGGGTTCAAGGGGGAGGTCATAGTCCACTTGGCGGACTGTTTGGCATGGGTGTAGATA ATGTTCTGCAGTTTACTGTGGTTAAACCAGATGGTCAAATTGTAGTGGCGAACAAATGCCAGAATCAAGATCTATTCTGGGCACTTCGcgggggtggaggtggcacATGGGGA GTCACACTGGATGTCACATACAAGACTCACCCTCCCGTCAACGCGAATGTGGTAGGAATGATTTTGAACACGACCAACGCAGGGAAGCTGTCCGAATTATCCAAGGTTTTCTTGCAAGCCCTTCCTAATATCACTGACCAAG GACTTCGAGGGTATGGCTACTGGGGTCCACCAACCTCTCTCATGGTCATTTGGATTCATCCTAACAGTTCGTCGCTGGAGTCTACAAACAGCACACTTCAGCCTATATATAACTGGATAAACGCCAATAATGGTACCCAAACCCAAATCATTACTTCCAGCCACCCGACCTTTTACGACATGTTCAACACCTATATTGAAGACGGGAGTATTGGTGCTCCTATCTGGTTTGGAACCCGCCTCGTTTCTCGAGAAGCCTTTGCGACAAACTCTACAGAACTTGTCAAGTATATTTGGGGAGACGGAAAGTATTTGGGCGCTAGTTTCAATATTA TCGGAGGCGGTGTAATCAGTAAAACGGACCCAGAGTCGACCGGTCTGAACCCTCAATGGCGCAAAGACGCCATCGTGAGCTGGACGTTTGGCGGAAGCTGGCCCGCAAACGCAAGTACCGAACAAATCGAACAAATCAAAGCGGACACGACACGCATCGTTCAGCGGTTTGGAAAAGTCGCTGGACTTGACGATGCTGCGTATTTCAACGAGGCAGACCC ACTCGAGCCTCAATGGAAAAAATCGTTCTTTGGGTCACATTACGATCGTTTATTGAAGATTAAGCGGGAGGTGGATCCCAAAGGTCTTTTCACATGCAATCGATGTGTTGGTTCCGATTTGTGA
- a CDS encoding ICE-like protease (caspase) p20 domain protein — MTRGLPEQGTQQQEAKSSSPSFEALRSEFQRSFKSKTWMGVQDLSNHSTNRRALVIGINYGNRRPPGGLTGTYVDAFRAIKMLENFDYKSTDICVLADIAIPTTSFGIDLGEEDDAESRLPKRNNIIKALRWLSNNSGPEEYRFLYFSGHGHYQQYKPEPSSNQCIMPKDVEFERFQDCDGCVCTGNVWQASEQQGEPTFVPEPLTVLWDHNINRLLAGNLKAGTTMTAVLDSRSPSAGWPSRSVGETGNIWAQFAERDNPTNSDINVEAVSPPQSATPSPGSVFVNRIDPGNILGLPAGIDVVTGTKYHTPRYNNTKSFRDPYEKSQKSVHSLSKSPETRRAPFQLGEMATRNQSLSPPFGTSQATSGFTCQRPGISSAVVPFNDGCTIVSGRLRLSSRLSLDKVGKMCWAACRKLESAFEDSDNAGWFTKALTEYLARPINSEENLRSAQDLIDRLGTKFEQHNKTLKDQKRNLGEQHPQLFVSKNIGLALEDYLRLGLKI; from the exons ATGACAAGAGGGCTACCAGAGCAGGGGACTCAGCAACAAGAGGCTAAATCTTCGTCACCTAGTTTCGAGGCGTTACGATCTGAGTTCCAGCGCAGTTTTAAGTCCAAGACATGGATGGGTGTGCAAGATTTGTCAAACCACTCGACCAATCGGCGGGCGCTTGTA ATTGGTATAAATTATGGCAACCGCCGTCCTCCAGGTGGCCTTACGGGCACATATGTTGATGCTTTTAGGGCTATCAAAATGCTAG AGAACTTCGACTACAAATCAACGGACATTTGTGTACTGGCCGATATTGCGATTCCTACAACTAGCTTCGGCATTGATTTGGGAGAAGAGGACGACGCCGAGTCACGCCTTCCAAAAAGGAACAACATT ATAAAAGCTCTCAGGTGGTTGTCAAACAACAGTGGCCCTGAAGAATATCGCTTTTTGTATT TTTCAGGTCATGGCCACTATCAGCAGTATAAACCAGAACCTTCTTCCAACCAGT GTATCATGCCAAAAGATGTCGAATTTGAAAGGTTTCAAGATTGCGATGGATGTGTTTGCACGGGGAATGTGTGGCAAGCAAGTGAACAACAAGGAGAGCCAACATTTGTCCCTGAACCCTTAACAGTACTTTGGGATCAT AATATCAATCGGTTGCTCGCCGGTAATCTGAAGGCTGGTACAACAATGACG GCGGTACTTGAT AGTAGGTCTCCAAGCGCAGGATGGCCTAGCCGAAGCGTCGGAGAAACTGGAAACATTTGGGCCCAATTCGCCGAGCGGGATAACCCAACGAATAGCGATATCAACGTCGAAGCTGTCTCGCCACCACAGTCTGCTACCCCTAGCCCCGGCTCCGTATTCGTAAACCGAATAGATCCTGGAAACATTCTAG GGCTTCCGGCTGGAATAGATGTGGTCACGGGCACCAAATATCATACACCTCGGTATAATAATACGAAATCATTCCGGGACCCGTACGAGAAAAGTCAAAAATCCGTTCATTCCTTGTCGAAATCGCCTGAAACACGACGGGCGCCATTCCAACTAGGGGAGATGGCAACGCGAAACCAATCGCTTTCACCCCCATTTGGAACATCTCAGGCTACTTCAGGATTTACCTGCCAGCGTCCTGGGATTTCTTCGGCTGTAGTTCCGTTCAACGATGGATGCACAATTGTGAGTGGACGCTTGAGGCTCTCTTCAAGACTTTCCCTTGACAAAGTTGGAAAGATGTGCTGGGCAGCTTGTAGAAAGCTAGAAAGCGCATTCGAGGATAGTGATAACGCTGGATGGTTCACGAAG GCACTAACTGAGTATTTGGCTCGACCTATAAATAGCGAAGAGAATCTAAGGTCGGCCCAGGATCTGATTGATCGACTTGG CACTAAATTCGAGCAGCACAACAAAACCCTCAAGgatcagaagaggaatttaGGAGAGCAACACCCACAG TTATTTGTATCGAAAAACATCGGTTTAGCACTCGAGGATTATCTTCGATTAGGGCTCAAGATCTGA
- a CDS encoding cytochrome P450 family protein, with the protein MFTETTQHSNAHYYAAAGVLLTAYYVVPYLLDPHDYRRRFSGPWLASLSGSWLARSASSGRHYQNILQLHEKYGKFVRVGPNHISISDPDALEEVYGHSSGLLKSEFYDAFARSARDRNLFDVRDKTMHTIKRKRIANIYSAQNVTAFEPRVRVHIQKFCNQLDMRCAAAVENTPGFNWTAQDGRAVLDSCSQFSYLAFDLISDLALGVPFGMVEAQKDSVPDLLALSSETNFRDIAPVRIMADVATNAMTLGSYGTWIQNLLFWAPWSLSTRMTTVNLIKIIQTTLDARTKVEKDRAEANKQVVDLLDKLFEVKNADGSPLASLEIEAEATITLTAGSDTTSNSLSAMSYYVASNPNVKKKLQQELDLIEVDSAGANGLEDQLNRIIPSFEQVKNLPYLTACVKETLRLYSTVGSGLPRVVPEGKTVTFAGQTFNAGSVVSVPSYCTNKSSVWGPDPDTYRPERWLEEGASSLNKYFAAFSTGPRGCIGRNLANLNLLLISSTFFRRYDIELASPETKLQIFEGFIRDATHCEVSIKRRV; encoded by the exons ATGTTCACTGAGACCACCCAGCACTCCAACGCTCACTACTACGCCGCTGCAGGAGTCCTCCTG ACGGCATACTATGTTGTTCCCTACCTGCTAGACCCCCATGACTACCGGCGCCGATTTTCTGGGCCGTGGCTCGCGTCTCTTAGTGGCTCGTGGCTGGCAAGAAGCGCTAGCTCTGGTCGTCACTACCAGAATATTCTCCAATTGCATGAGAAATACG GGAAGTTTGTAAGAGTGGGACCGAATCACATCAGCATTTCCGACCCGGACGCTCTGGAG GAAGTATACGGGCATTCAAGCGGCCTACTCAAGTCTGAATTTTATGACGCTTTCGCTCGCTCTGCGCGTGACAGAAATTTATTTGACGTTAGGGATAAAACTATGCATACCA TAAAACGCAAGCGTATTGCAAACATATACAGTGCTCAGAACGTTACGGCTTTCGAGCCTCGGGTACGGGTGCACATTCAGAAATTCTGCAACCAGCTCGACATGCGATGTGCAGCGGCCGTCGAGAATACTCCTGGGTTTAATTGGACGGCTCAAGATGGTCGTGCAGTCCTTGACAGCTGTTCGC AGTTCTCCTATCTTGCTTTTGATCTCATCAGTGACTTGGCCCTCGGAGTTCCGTTTGGTATGGTTGAAGCACAGAAGGATTCGGTTCCCGATCTCTTGGCTCTTAGCTCCGAAACCAACTTTCGAGACATAGCTCCTGTTCGTATTATGGCAGATGTAGCCACAAATGCGATGACCCTTGGATCCTATGGCACTTGGATTCAAAATTTGCTTTTCTGGGCTCCATGGTCACTCTCCACCCGGATGACCACAGTGAACCTGATAAAAATCATACAAACAACACTTGATGCAAGAACTAAAGTAGAGAAAGACAGAGCCGAAGCAAATAAACAAGTGGTTGACCTGTTAGACAAGTTGTTCGAGGTTAAAAATGCCGATGGATCGCCGTTGGCGAGTTTGGAAATCGAAGCCGAGGCCACGATAACACTTACCGCAGGGAGCGATACGACCTCCAA CTCCCTAAGTGCTATGTCCTACTACGTCGCTTCCAACCCTAACGTCAAGAAGAAACTTCAGCAAGAGCTTGACTTGATTGAAGTGGACTCGGCGGGGGCAAATGGCCTGGAGGATCAGCTGAATCGCATAATCCCTAGCTTCGAACAGGTCAAGAACCTACCATATCTCACTGCATGTGTGAAGGAAACTTTGCGACTCTACTCCACAGTGGGCTCCGGACTCCCACGAGTCGTCCCGGAAGGCAAGACGGTGACCTTCGCTGGTCAGACATTCAACGCAGGGAGCGTCGTCAGCGTACCGTCGTACTGCACCAACAAGTCAAGTGTATGGGGCCCTGACCCAGATACTTACAGGCCAGAACGGTGGCTAGAGGAAGGGGCATCGTCTTTGAACAAGTACTTTGCCGCGTTCTCGACCGGGCCTCG CGGTTGTATTGGCCGCAACTTGGCAAATCTCAATCTTTTATTAATTTCTTCTACTTTCTTCCGTCGGTATGACATCGAGTTGGCCAGCCCTGAGACCAAG CTTCAAATTTTTGAAGGATTTATTAGGGATGCAACTCATTGTGAAGTCTCTATTAAGCGACGGGTCTGA
- a CDS encoding TPR-2 domain-containing protein yields MGRTRTKKTKQVKSNPSSVPGSSATEPSIESLFEKAQELLIQCNYDLAHRFVQRILERDPTNIEAREMSAVVDLERGEIESARQIFLTLVPPSSTAPSPPPHSAYLYLAQLSDGPHEALSHYKAAVDLIVSRVNSGSDLNEEEKGELKKTAAKALVAMIEIWMSDLCMEPEAESQCDSLIALARSTDSGNADVLQAEASIRLSQSRPEDARQSVSAAWATWRDLPPGDPRIPEGETRLQLAKLMLELGLNGDALEIIAGVVAEDDQDVEAWYLEGWCLWGMAERVKAGEKLEGETGEKGKEKQEASDDELNWEELARDARDCLETCKMLHVGQQHADKPMLDHVNELLAKLDELGIKPSSEHGEENDDEGWVDEDDDVEMS; encoded by the exons ATGGGTCGCACTCGAACTAAAAAGACTAAGCAGGTCAAGTCAAACCCAAGTTCTGTACCGGGTTCCTCTGCAACTGAGCCAAGCATCGAATCTCTATTCGAGAAAGCTCAAGAATTGTTGATTCAATGCAACTATGACCTTGCGCACCGATTTGTACAACGAATACTCGAGCGAGATCCAACCAATATCGAGGCGAGAGAGATGAGTGCGGTAGTGGATCTAGAAAGGGGAGAAATCGAGAGTGCGAGACAG ATATTCCTAACTCTTGTTCCTCCATCTTCAACTGCTCCTAGTCCCCCTCCACACTCTGCATACCTTTACCTCGCACAACTGAGCGACGGTCCCCACGAAGCGCTGAGTCACTACAAAGCCGCTGTCGATCTGATCGTGAGCCGGGTGAATTCGGGAAGTGACCTGAACGAAGAGGAAAAGGGCGAATTAAAAAAGACAGCGGCAAAAGCTCTAGTTGCGATGATTGAAATTTGGATGTCAGATTTATG TATGGAACCCGAGGCCGAGTCGCAGTGCGATTCTCTCATTGCTCTAGCCCGCTCGACAGATTCTGGTAATGCCGACGTACTCCAAGCTGAAGCATCCATACGTCTATCACAGTCTCGACCGGAAGACGCTCGACAAAGTGTATCAGCTGCTTGGGCGACATGGCGAGATCTCCCACCTGGAGATCCGCGGATACCCGAGGGAGAAACCCGACTTCAACTCGCGAAACTTATGCTTGAGCTCGGATTGAATGGGGATGCATTGGAGATTATTGCGGGTGTGGTTGCAGAGGACGATCAAGATGTAGAAGCATGGTACCTTGAAGGGTGGTGCTTATGGGGTATGGCTGAGCGTGTCAAGGCCGGAGAGAAATTGGAAGGGGAGACCGGTGAAAAGGGGAAGGAGAAGCAGGAGGCCTCGGATGATGAATTGAACTGGGAGGAACTCGCAAGGGATGCACGAGATTGCCTCGAGACTTGTAAAATG TTGCATGTTGGACAACAACACGCCGATAAGCCTATGCTGGATCATGTAAATGAATTGCTCGCCAAACTGGATGAGCTCGGAATCAAACCCTCGTCCGAGCATGGTGAAGAAAACGACGACGAAGGATGGGTGGACGAAGACGACGACGTTGAAATGTCCTAG
- a CDS encoding vacuolar protein sorting-associated protein, Vps51/Vps67 family protein, with product MSSLTPLSTPPSTPSIRSPIPSTPNTARPPSKLGATPPLTADTSTPLSPSPQHAQYLTTSDLMSPLSPLPPGETPPVSPGVSRSGRGRARDLLRKHYGLGVAAATGSLRSKDPMDLDSPNFDAKAYYEHLITTATLPELLKKENELIVTEIKQLDGERQSLVYNHHHELIAASDTIHAMKTRAESLDVDLDKLMTAFSEISRLSAEVSVEPHKS from the exons ATGTCATCACTAACGCCACTCAGCACTCCGCCTTCCACGCCCAGCATCCGGTCTCCCATCCCTTCGACCCCAAACACAGCCAGACCTCCCTCCAAACTGGGCGCGACACCCCCACTTACAGCCGATACATCGACACCACTCTCCCCAAGCCCTCAACATGCACAATATTTGACGACTTCAGATCTCATGTCCCCGTTGTCGCCGCTCCCGCCTGGAGAGACGCCTCCTGTTTCACCCGGAGTGTCACGTAGTGGACGAGGACGAGCGAGAGATTTGTTGAGGAAACATTATGGGTTGGGCGTTGCTGCTGCTACTGGCAGTTTACGGTCGAAAGATCCTATGGATCTTG ATTCGCCGAATTTTGATGCAAAGGCGTACTACGAACATCTTATAACTACCGCCACGTTACCTGAACTACTGAAGAAGGAAAATGAATTA ATTGTAACAGAAATTAAACAACTCGATGGAGAACGACAATCACTCGTTTATAACCATCATCACGAATTGATCGCAGCTAGCGACACGATACATGCA ATGAAAACGCGAGCGGAAAGCCTGGACGTTGATCTAGACAAGCTCATGACCGCATTTTCGGAAATATCGCGACTGAGCGCGGAGGTTTCGGTGGAACCGCATAAAAGCTAG
- a CDS encoding cytochrome P450 family protein, translating into MISEPSLFYWPEFIGALGYNERWQKNRRLIHPWLHKKAAETFHDSQQEQARLLLQRLLVHNGNVDSEWLYGEFFLTLAGTLMRSIYGYKLENMQDPFVIEAQKAVDRISQAAMPTNFLVNLFPSLVYVPEWFPGAGWKRTAREWREQHRKVVREAFEWTKKRIAAGNHDPCLIASLLPHAEQLGLKPEEADDYVSHIAMTLFGGGTETTANVFIVFVLAMIFHPEAQERAQKEIDNLTSGDRLPTMEDRDQLPYTNRLIREVLRWRPVVPTGIPHACFQDDVYQGYTIPKGTMVIGNIWAISREEKIYPDPESFSPDRFLDTSVPDCPVFGFGRRQVFHYIVRSFLLFAFQACPGIHFAEASVFIIIASLLATFEFS; encoded by the exons ATGATCTCCGAGCCGTCGTT ATTCTACTGGCCCGAATTTATTGGAGCCTTGGGATACAATGAGCGCTGGCAGAAGAATCGTCGGCTTATACATCCTTGGCTGCACAAAAAAGCGGCCGAGACATTTCACGATTCACAGCAAGAACAAGCTAGACTGCTACTCCAGCGGTTATTAGTGCACAATGGCAACGTTGACTCGGAATGGCTATACGGAGAATTTTTCTT GACTCTTGCCGGCACTTTGATGCGTTCTATTTACGGATACAAGCTCGAGAACATGCAAGATCCATTCGTTATCGAAGCCCAGAAGGCTGTTGACCGCATCTCCCAAGCGGCTATGCCCACAA ACTTTCTCGTCAATCTCTTTCCGAGCCTCGTATACGTCCCAGAATGGTTCCCCGGGGCGGGCTGGAAACGTACCGCGCGCGAATGGAGAGAACAGCATCGAAAGGTCGTGCGGGAAGCATTCGAGTGGACGAAAAAACGAATT GCTGCAGGAAACCATGATCCTTGTCTTATCGCGTCTCTTCTACCGCACGCCGAGCAGCTCGGGCTTAAACCTGAAGAAGCTGATGACTATGTCAGTCATATTGCTATGACACTGTTTGGAG GTGGTACTGAAACG ACTGCAAACGTCTTCATTGTCTTTGTGCTCGCCATGATCTTTCATCCAGAGGCGCAGGAGCGAGCTCAAAAGGAGATAGATAATTTGACTTCAGGAGATCGACTTCCAACCATGGAGGACAGAGATCAATTACCCTATACTAACCGTCTTATTAGGGAAGTACTAAGGTGGCGCCCGGTCGTACCAACCG GTATACCTCATGCTTGCTTTCAGGACGATGTTTATCAAGGGTATACTATTCCCAAGGGCACGATGGT TATTGGGAACATATG GGCCATCAGCCGAGAAGAAAAAATATATCCGGATCCGGAGAGCTTTAGCCCAGACAGATTCCTGGATACCTCGGTTCCTGATTGCCCAGTTTTCGGTTTTGGACGTCGGCAAGTTTTCCACTATATCGTTCGATCGTTTTTACTCTTCGCATTTCAGGCATGCCCAGGAATCCACTTCGCCGAAGCCTCCGTGTTTATCATCATCGCTTCTCTTTTGGCCACTTTTGAATTTAGCTAG